In the genome of Eggerthella sp. YY7918, one region contains:
- the plsY gene encoding glycerol-3-phosphate 1-O-acyltransferase PlsY: protein MSVVGWAVAVFVMAFLLGSIPWGLIISKVFYHTDLREHGSGNIGTTNAMRTMGKAGGAAVFVLDFGKGVLSGLLAWCIAGNFLSDGSLALDAGTNVYNLLVSLAFLGCTWGHIFSPWLKFKGGKGIAVAVGCLFVTFGWVGACLELLLFAILVVITRHVSVGSIAAAVACPFFALYFFWGDWLAWAFCTMAALTVVWAHRANIKRLMAGEESKIGK, encoded by the coding sequence ATGTCGGTTGTTGGTTGGGCCGTCGCCGTATTCGTTATGGCTTTTTTGCTGGGGTCGATTCCGTGGGGGCTCATCATTTCGAAGGTGTTTTACCACACCGATCTGCGCGAGCACGGCAGCGGCAACATTGGCACGACCAACGCCATGCGCACCATGGGCAAGGCGGGCGGTGCCGCGGTGTTTGTGCTCGACTTCGGAAAGGGCGTGCTGTCAGGGCTTTTGGCCTGGTGCATTGCGGGGAACTTTCTGTCGGACGGGAGCCTTGCTCTCGATGCAGGGACAAACGTCTACAACCTTTTAGTGAGTTTGGCGTTTCTTGGTTGCACGTGGGGCCACATCTTCAGTCCCTGGCTTAAATTCAAGGGCGGCAAGGGTATTGCGGTGGCCGTGGGTTGTTTGTTCGTGACATTCGGCTGGGTCGGTGCCTGTTTGGAGCTGCTGCTGTTTGCCATACTTGTGGTGATAACGCGCCATGTATCGGTGGGCTCTATCGCCGCCGCGGTCGCGTGTCCGTTCTTCGCGCTGTATTTCTTCTGGGGCGATTGGCTGGCTTGGGCGTTCTGCACCATGGCGGCGCTTACAGTTGTATGGGCTCACCGCGCGAACATCAAGCGACTCATGGCTGGTGAAGAAAGCAAAATTGGCAAATAG
- the der gene encoding ribosome biogenesis GTPase Der, with amino-acid sequence MPLPIVAVVGRPNVGKSTFVNRIAQADEAIVHEMRGVTRDRSYHNADWNGVEFKLIDTGGIEMGDDDAFQSSIRTQALAGANEADVIVFIVDGKTGVNADDEEVARILRKTAKPVFLVVNKLDTPNRTDELWEFYQLGLGDPWPVSSLHGHGTGDLLDAVVEELRMVELPSDADDEPGINVAIIGRPNAGKSSLTNKMTNNDRSIVSDVAGTTRDAIDTTVEHDGVRYTIVDTAGLRRKSQIDQDVEYYGFVRAMRAIDRADVALLVIDSTLGLTDQDQRVAGYAAERGCAMVIVLNKWDLIEGPEAKADIRERIADRMTFVGYAPVIAISALTGKKVDRIWEAINTAYENFSQTIPTNKLNTWLASIRETGHTVTKGKTILRMKYVTQTATRPPQFTFFANRPDLVNDNFERFLENRIRESFDLVGTPIRFKFKKKD; translated from the coding sequence ATGCCCTTGCCAATCGTTGCGGTGGTGGGACGGCCGAACGTTGGCAAGTCCACCTTCGTAAACCGCATAGCCCAGGCCGACGAGGCCATTGTTCACGAGATGCGCGGCGTTACGCGCGATCGCTCGTACCACAACGCCGACTGGAACGGCGTAGAATTCAAGCTCATCGATACCGGCGGTATTGAAATGGGCGATGACGATGCCTTCCAAAGCTCCATCCGCACCCAGGCGCTTGCCGGGGCGAACGAAGCCGATGTCATCGTGTTTATCGTGGACGGAAAAACCGGCGTCAATGCCGATGACGAAGAGGTTGCTCGCATCTTGCGCAAGACGGCGAAACCGGTGTTTTTGGTGGTGAACAAGCTCGACACGCCCAATCGCACCGACGAGCTGTGGGAGTTCTACCAGCTGGGCTTGGGGGACCCCTGGCCGGTGTCGTCGCTGCACGGCCATGGCACGGGGGACTTGCTCGACGCGGTTGTCGAAGAACTGCGCATGGTGGAACTGCCGAGCGATGCCGATGACGAGCCGGGTATCAACGTGGCCATCATCGGCCGTCCGAATGCAGGGAAGTCGTCGCTCACCAACAAGATGACCAACAACGACCGTTCCATCGTATCCGATGTGGCGGGTACCACGCGCGATGCCATCGATACGACGGTTGAGCACGATGGCGTGCGCTACACCATCGTGGACACGGCGGGTCTGCGCCGTAAAAGCCAGATCGATCAGGACGTGGAATACTACGGATTTGTGCGCGCGATGCGCGCGATCGATCGCGCCGATGTGGCGCTGCTGGTCATTGATTCCACCCTTGGGCTGACCGATCAAGATCAGCGTGTGGCGGGCTACGCGGCCGAGCGCGGCTGCGCGATGGTCATTGTGCTGAACAAGTGGGATCTCATCGAAGGCCCCGAGGCGAAGGCCGATATCCGCGAACGCATCGCCGATCGCATGACGTTTGTGGGCTATGCGCCGGTCATCGCCATCTCGGCGCTCACGGGCAAAAAGGTCGATCGCATTTGGGAGGCCATCAACACGGCGTACGAGAACTTCAGCCAGACCATTCCCACCAACAAACTCAACACCTGGCTTGCGAGCATTCGCGAGACGGGCCATACGGTGACGAAGGGCAAGACCATCCTGCGCATGAAGTATGTCACGCAGACGGCCACGCGTCCTCCGCAGTTCACGTTTTTTGCCAATCGTCCTGACTTGGTGAACGATAATTTCGAACGCTTTCTCGAAAACCGTATCCGCGAGAGTTTTGATCTTGTGGGCACGCCGATTAGATTCAAGTTTAAAAAGAAGGACTAG